Proteins from a single region of Psychrobacter cryohalolentis K5:
- a CDS encoding GNAT family N-acetyltransferase, with protein MNEAQTNNDNINNDNANKETVFLRQAEASDIDALEQLLNRCYRQTEGWTNEADLIGGIRITQDELASTIANPKHYLFVYPKTITGERDGEETGELLGCIGVDMQVNAAGDKKAYIGMFAVHPELQGQGVGNVVLQAAETFAGRHLQPDEQASDKKPARLTMSILSHRPELLSYYQRRGYQLNGNKMPFPNDGNNGEPKRQDLELLELEKPVS; from the coding sequence ATGAATGAAGCCCAGACTAACAACGACAATATTAATAACGACAATGCCAATAAAGAAACTGTTTTCTTACGCCAAGCAGAAGCTAGTGATATCGACGCACTTGAGCAGCTATTGAATCGCTGTTATCGGCAGACAGAAGGCTGGACCAATGAAGCAGACTTAATCGGTGGTATTCGTATCACTCAAGATGAGCTGGCTAGTACCATCGCCAATCCAAAACATTATCTTTTCGTTTATCCAAAAACCATAACAGGTGAGCGTGATGGAGAAGAAACAGGTGAGCTATTAGGCTGTATCGGAGTAGATATGCAAGTTAATGCTGCTGGTGATAAAAAAGCCTATATCGGCATGTTTGCCGTCCATCCTGAGTTACAAGGACAGGGCGTTGGCAACGTGGTTTTGCAAGCAGCCGAGACATTTGCAGGTCGTCATCTACAACCAGATGAGCAAGCTTCTGATAAAAAACCTGCTCGTTTGACCATGTCTATTTTAAGCCATCGTCCCGAGCTATTGTCTTATTATCAGCGCCGTGGTTATCAGCTAAATGGCAATAAAATGCCGTTTCCAAATGATGGTAATAATGGCGAGCCAAAGCGTCAGGATTTGGAATTATTAGAATTAGAAAAACCAGTCAGTTAA